One genomic region from Triplophysa dalaica isolate WHDGS20190420 chromosome 23, ASM1584641v1, whole genome shotgun sequence encodes:
- the LOC130412935 gene encoding uncharacterized protein LOC130412935, giving the protein MILNDDGNYEMPKQMSLIVQMTLNIREGRPPTSVMRDYNCSYTGEPFQGPAFYVNAHPAELCVCSKSGRHIVGMSDCRNEITLSQSNNGHHNCTIQYLNKTTEGFECPFSHLDSSPGMVWVCGETAYYHLDAGEWKGCCYAAILSTGTSIMEKTNLATSLNRHKREVKLPNYYAGHKISDPWTTPWENVGWSLADYADNVTDVVKDMRESVREPTPVDATWFQWLDSLSGGWGYWITGTVIPVVMTILALILFLPCMLQCGVGCVKRSVTSFTTKGTDRMMLAKRTTDVNQAMLVRRTSKGYRPKDQNQTWGSIFDHNSDTDEDDNDCVQTHELEPEPIPVIEEPRNVDERDNVMEGDNGLDDSVIEIGTVDDEE; this is encoded by the exons atgattttaaatgatgatggtaactacgagatgccaaaacaaatgtctctaatagtacaaatgactctgaatattcgagaaggaagaccaccaacatccgtaatgcgagactataactgttcgtatacaggagaaccttttcaaggtcctgcattttatgtaaatgctcatcccgcagaattatgtgtgtgttccaaatcaggcagacatatagtaggaatgtccgactgtagaaatgaaattactttgtcccaatcaaataacggacatcataattgcaccatacaatatctcaataaaactactgagggatttgaatgtccattttcacacttagacagttcaccaggaatggtgtgggtttgtggtgaaactgcatattaccatttagatgcaggggaatggaaaggttgttgttatgctgctattttgtccacaggaactagcataatggaaaagacaaatctggccacatctttgaatagacataaaagggaagtaaaactgccaaattattatgcaggccataagattagtgatccatggactactccttgggaaaacgtgggatggtccctagcag attatgcagacaatgtcaccgacgttgtgaaggacatgagagaatcagttcgtgaacccacaccggtagatgcaacatggtttcaatggttggacagcctatccgggggatggggatattggataaccGGTACAGTAATTCCAGTTGTGATGACCATTTTAGCCTTGatattatttttgccatgcatgttgcagtgtggggtgggatgtgttaaaagatctgttacttcctttacaaccaaaggaaccgatcgaatgatgttagcaaaaagaacgactgacgtcaaccaggctatgctggttagacgcacatctaaaggttatcgtccgaaagatcagaatcaaacttggggatccatatttgatcataacagcgatacggacgaggatgataatgattgtgttcaaacacatgagttagaaccagaaccaataccggtgatagaagaaccaagaaatgttgatgaacgtgacaatgtaatggaaggagataatgggcttgacgattcggtaattgagattggcacggtagatgatgaagagtag